The following are encoded together in the Candidatus Binatia bacterium genome:
- the rdgB gene encoding RdgB/HAM1 family non-canonical purine NTP pyrophosphatase encodes MKSLVLVTTNKGKLRDFRYLFEGSGIAIELPSDHGVALDVDETGETFADNALLKARAFAAALPRCNVLADDSGLVVDALGGEPGVRSARFAGEACDDHANNLLVIRRMQGVRQRAAAFVAVLALVRADGTELVVEGRCEGTIADAERGTNGFGYDAIFFRDDLGCTFGEAAPAEKNARSHRAAAVRVLLAGIQAGASS; translated from the coding sequence ATGAAGTCGCTCGTCCTCGTCACGACCAACAAGGGAAAGCTGCGCGATTTCCGCTACCTCTTCGAGGGCTCGGGAATCGCGATCGAGCTGCCGTCGGACCACGGCGTCGCGCTCGACGTCGACGAGACCGGCGAGACGTTCGCCGACAACGCGCTGCTCAAGGCGCGCGCCTTCGCGGCAGCGCTGCCGCGATGCAACGTCCTGGCGGACGATTCGGGGCTGGTGGTCGATGCGCTCGGTGGCGAGCCGGGCGTTCGCTCGGCGCGCTTTGCCGGCGAGGCCTGCGACGACCATGCGAACAACCTGCTGGTGATCCGTCGCATGCAGGGCGTGCGCCAGCGCGCAGCCGCGTTCGTCGCAGTGCTGGCACTGGTTCGAGCCGATGGGACCGAGCTGGTGGTCGAGGGTCGCTGCGAAGGGACGATCGCGGACGCGGAGCGCGGAACGAACGGCTTCGGCTACGACGCGATCTTCTTCCGCGACGACCTCGGCTGCACGTTCGGCGAGGCCGCTCCTGCCGAGAAGAACGCGCGCAGCCACCGGGCGGCGGCCGTTCGGGTGCTACTGGCCGGGATTCAGGCCGGTGCTTCTTCGTGA
- a CDS encoding response regulator, whose product MIVDATSAVDILLADDNENDIELTIRAFRKHRIVNSIQVVRDGQEALEYLFCTGRYGHRTMADLPKVVLLDVKMPFVDGIEVLRRIRTDPRTHELPVVMLTSSSLDRDAIECYNLGVNSYIVKPVDFEQFHEAARIIGFYWLFLNKPRPHEEAPA is encoded by the coding sequence ATGATCGTCGACGCAACCAGCGCAGTGGATATCCTGCTGGCGGATGACAACGAGAACGACATCGAGCTGACGATCCGCGCGTTCCGCAAGCACCGCATCGTCAACAGCATCCAGGTCGTGCGCGACGGCCAGGAAGCGCTCGAATACCTGTTCTGCACCGGACGCTACGGCCATCGCACCATGGCCGACCTGCCGAAAGTCGTGCTGCTCGACGTCAAGATGCCGTTCGTCGACGGCATCGAAGTGTTGCGGCGCATCCGCACCGATCCGCGCACCCACGAGCTGCCGGTGGTGATGCTCACCTCCTCGAGCCTCGATCGCGATGCCATCGAGTGTTACAACCTCGGCGTCAACAGCTACATCGTAAAGCCGGTGGACTTCGAGCAGTTCCACGAGGCGGCCCGCATCATCGGCTTCTACTGGTTGTTCCTGAACAAGCCCCGGCCTCACGAAGAAGCACCGGCCTGA
- a CDS encoding PAS domain S-box protein: MTQRSSPLGLFAADGLTPEAVRILASLSSLFGGLTFALGVAGVAGWSWDVPVLRHLISGFPAIRPLSAMCLGFLGSALYFYSGWPRLSSVLAALAVAIAVLSLDDRLAGAEAFVRSLIVHSSLESSDIRETIARGVFTTPIAAAGYALLALALIIGRSPRLVSVAQSVTITVMFVALVPVLGFVYRVDSLSSPLLSSSPSLAGSAGIALLAIGILCTNPKRGTIGLLAGSTAASRAARRLIVPALGLPMLLGGLFIYARKVGELDLDAAVPSFVCALAATLSGSVLWVARAGARMEILHRRGEEALREMADSSPLMTWMSDAAGNCSHANPAALAFLDAPLETVLTAGWQRFTHRDDIETLERQIRAAIRLKRPFSSEFRVRHSDGTWRWLLSTGMPRFTPTHELSGYTGSWVDVTERKDSEYALQRFASELEGHVLERTAALSESKEELARQSALLESIVKSMGDAVIAMATDGEVLLANDAAVRLFGVSKADASVNSRAPEYGFFLPDGATPFPTEDLPLIRALAGENSDNVMLIARHNLAPEGIWIRVTGRPLRNSEGRIIGSIIVGRDVTEFEHALEATRRLASVVESSGDAILSVNLEGRIVTWNGGAELMYGYPAADAIGMPLERLDPAPDHGAIAAALEILERDAPLLRGEAVGRRADGSLVDITTTMSPIRDESGRIHAISVVHHDVSHLKAVERSIQAMNDELEQRVRDRTAALVAANHDLENYASSVAHDLRTPLRAIAGFARVFEEDYAETVGSEGRRVIGIVRKNAQDMGAFIDALLQFSAVDRQAPNKAQVDPIKVVRECVDSLGQECADREITFHVGDLPSCRADRASLKQVFLNLLANAVKFTRRSEKAHIEVGSRIEATGDTAYFVRDNGVGFDMSNTRRLFGIFQRLHAPGDFEGTGLGLANVARIVAAHGGRVWAEAEPGKGATFYFIIEQREGTA; the protein is encoded by the coding sequence ATGACGCAGCGCTCGAGCCCCCTCGGACTTTTCGCCGCCGACGGCCTGACGCCGGAGGCCGTCCGCATCCTCGCATCGTTGTCGAGCCTGTTCGGCGGCCTGACGTTCGCGCTCGGCGTCGCCGGGGTTGCCGGCTGGTCGTGGGACGTGCCGGTGCTGCGTCACCTGATCAGCGGCTTTCCTGCCATCCGGCCGCTGAGCGCGATGTGCCTCGGGTTCCTCGGCAGCGCCCTTTACTTCTACTCCGGGTGGCCTCGCCTCTCCTCCGTGCTGGCCGCGCTGGCCGTCGCAATTGCCGTGCTGTCGCTCGACGATCGCCTCGCCGGCGCCGAGGCCTTCGTTCGCAGCCTGATCGTGCACTCGAGCCTCGAGTCGAGCGACATTCGCGAAACGATTGCGCGCGGAGTGTTCACGACCCCGATCGCGGCGGCAGGCTATGCGTTGCTCGCCCTCGCGCTGATCATCGGACGTTCTCCGAGGCTGGTCAGCGTCGCACAGTCGGTGACGATCACGGTCATGTTCGTCGCGCTCGTGCCGGTGCTCGGCTTCGTCTACCGGGTCGATTCACTCAGCTCGCCGCTGCTGTCGTCGAGCCCTTCGTTGGCGGGGTCAGCCGGGATCGCGTTGCTGGCCATCGGCATCCTGTGCACGAACCCGAAGCGCGGAACGATCGGCCTGCTCGCCGGAAGCACGGCCGCAAGCCGTGCGGCGCGGCGCCTGATAGTTCCCGCACTCGGCCTGCCGATGCTTCTCGGCGGCCTGTTCATTTACGCTCGCAAGGTGGGCGAGCTCGACCTCGACGCCGCCGTGCCGAGCTTCGTGTGCGCCCTCGCGGCCACCCTGAGCGGCTCGGTCCTGTGGGTGGCGCGCGCCGGGGCGCGCATGGAAATCCTTCACCGCCGCGGCGAGGAAGCGCTGCGCGAGATGGCCGACAGCTCTCCGCTGATGACATGGATGTCGGATGCCGCCGGCAACTGCTCGCACGCGAACCCGGCCGCGCTCGCATTCCTCGATGCACCGCTGGAGACCGTGCTGACGGCGGGCTGGCAGAGGTTCACGCATCGAGACGACATCGAGACGCTCGAGAGGCAGATCCGCGCGGCGATCCGCCTGAAGCGCCCGTTCTCGTCCGAGTTCCGCGTGCGTCACAGCGACGGAACTTGGCGCTGGCTGCTGAGCACCGGCATGCCCCGTTTCACGCCGACCCACGAACTGAGCGGCTACACCGGCTCCTGGGTGGACGTCACCGAGCGCAAGGATTCCGAATACGCGTTGCAGCGCTTCGCCTCCGAGCTGGAGGGCCACGTGCTCGAGCGCACGGCTGCGCTCAGCGAATCCAAGGAAGAGCTGGCGCGGCAATCCGCGCTTCTCGAGTCGATCGTCAAGAGCATGGGCGATGCCGTGATCGCGATGGCGACCGATGGCGAGGTGCTTCTGGCCAACGACGCAGCCGTGAGGCTGTTCGGCGTGTCGAAGGCCGATGCTTCGGTCAACTCTCGCGCTCCCGAGTACGGTTTCTTCCTTCCCGACGGCGCGACGCCGTTCCCTACCGAAGACCTGCCGCTCATCCGTGCGCTCGCCGGCGAGAATTCGGACAACGTGATGCTGATCGCGCGGCACAACCTGGCGCCAGAGGGCATCTGGATCCGCGTGACGGGCAGGCCTTTGCGCAACAGCGAAGGCCGCATCATCGGCTCCATCATCGTCGGCCGCGACGTGACCGAATTCGAACACGCGCTCGAAGCGACCCGGCGCCTGGCCTCGGTGGTCGAATCGTCGGGCGATGCGATTCTTTCGGTCAATCTCGAGGGCCGCATCGTCACGTGGAACGGCGGTGCCGAGCTGATGTACGGCTACCCGGCAGCCGACGCGATCGGCATGCCGCTCGAGCGCCTGGATCCGGCGCCGGACCACGGCGCCATCGCGGCCGCGCTCGAAATCCTCGAGCGCGATGCGCCGCTTCTTCGCGGGGAGGCGGTGGGCCGCCGGGCCGACGGCAGCCTCGTCGACATCACGACCACGATGTCGCCGATCCGCGACGAGAGCGGTCGCATCCACGCGATCTCCGTCGTCCACCACGATGTGAGCCACCTCAAGGCCGTCGAGCGCAGCATCCAGGCGATGAACGACGAGCTGGAACAGCGTGTGCGCGACCGCACGGCCGCGCTGGTCGCTGCCAACCACGACCTCGAGAACTACGCATCGTCGGTGGCGCACGACCTTCGCACCCCGCTGCGCGCGATTGCGGGCTTCGCGCGTGTCTTCGAGGAGGACTACGCGGAAACCGTTGGATCGGAAGGGCGACGCGTGATCGGGATCGTGCGCAAGAACGCGCAGGACATGGGCGCGTTCATCGATGCGCTGCTGCAGTTCTCGGCCGTCGATCGCCAGGCGCCGAACAAGGCGCAGGTCGATCCGATCAAGGTGGTGCGCGAATGCGTGGACTCGCTCGGCCAGGAATGCGCGGATCGCGAAATCACCTTCCATGTCGGTGACCTGCCGAGCTGCCGCGCCGACCGCGCGTCGCTCAAGCAGGTGTTCCTCAACCTGCTCGCCAACGCCGTCAAATTCACACGGCGCAGCGAAAAAGCGCACATCGAGGTCGGCAGCCGCATCGAAGCGACGGGCGACACGGCATACTTCGTGCGCGACAACGGCGTCGGCTTCGACATGTCCAACACGAGGCGCCTCTTCGGGATTTTCCAGAGGCTTCACGCGCCGGGCGACTTCGAAGGCACGGGGCTCGGCCTCGCGAACGTCGCACGCATCGTCGCCGCCCACGGGGGCCGGGTCTGGGCGGAAGCCGAGCCCGGCAAGGGCGCGACGTTCTACTTCATCATCGAGCAGCGGGAGGGGACGGCATGA
- a CDS encoding DegT/DnrJ/EryC1/StrS aminotransferase family protein: MIPFSPPRIDQKIIDEVVEALKSGWITTGPRTKRFEKNLAAYCGAPAVLCLNSATAGMEIMLRWFGVGPGDEVIVPVYTYAATANVVVHCGATPVMVDVDAEDFNISVAAVSAAITPRTKVVMPVDIGGWPCDYDALNQLVRDRASEFQPATPEQKALGRILVLADSAHSVGARYKGRRTGALCDVTVFSFHAVKNLTTAEGGAVALNLPTPFSNEELYAKLCVKTLHGQNKDALAKSQKGNWKYDIVEAGFKCNMTDIVAAIGLVELERYDADTLVRRRHIMEAYAEKLRPHAWAEIPVFDRDGRTSSCHLFPLRVRGIDESQRDAIIQKIFDRDVSVNVHFQPLARMSFYRSLGYDMADYPVAYDNFAREISLPVFYDLTDAQIGEVVDAVVASVEEVIAKS; encoded by the coding sequence ATGATCCCGTTCTCCCCTCCGCGCATCGACCAGAAGATCATCGACGAAGTCGTCGAAGCCTTGAAATCCGGCTGGATTACGACCGGTCCGAGGACCAAGCGGTTCGAGAAGAACCTGGCCGCTTACTGCGGGGCGCCCGCCGTGCTGTGCCTGAACTCGGCCACCGCGGGCATGGAAATCATGCTGCGCTGGTTCGGGGTCGGGCCCGGCGACGAGGTGATCGTGCCGGTCTACACGTACGCGGCCACCGCCAACGTCGTCGTGCACTGCGGCGCGACGCCGGTGATGGTCGACGTCGACGCCGAGGACTTCAACATCTCGGTCGCTGCAGTTTCAGCGGCGATCACGCCGAGGACCAAGGTCGTGATGCCGGTCGACATCGGCGGCTGGCCTTGCGACTACGATGCGCTCAACCAGCTCGTCCGCGATCGTGCCTCCGAGTTCCAGCCGGCAACGCCGGAGCAAAAGGCGCTCGGACGCATTCTCGTGCTGGCCGATTCGGCGCACTCGGTGGGCGCGCGCTACAAGGGCCGTCGCACCGGGGCCCTGTGCGACGTTACCGTATTCTCGTTCCACGCCGTCAAGAACCTGACGACCGCCGAAGGCGGCGCGGTGGCATTGAATCTTCCGACGCCGTTTTCGAACGAGGAGCTCTACGCCAAGCTGTGCGTGAAGACGCTGCACGGCCAGAACAAGGATGCGCTGGCCAAGTCGCAAAAGGGCAACTGGAAGTACGACATCGTCGAGGCCGGCTTCAAGTGCAACATGACCGACATCGTCGCGGCGATCGGCCTGGTCGAGCTCGAGCGCTACGACGCCGATACGCTCGTGCGGCGCCGGCACATCATGGAGGCCTACGCAGAAAAGCTTCGGCCGCATGCGTGGGCCGAGATTCCAGTGTTCGACCGCGACGGCCGAACGTCGTCGTGCCATCTGTTTCCGCTTCGCGTGCGCGGGATCGACGAGAGCCAGCGCGATGCGATCATCCAGAAGATCTTCGACCGCGACGTTTCGGTCAACGTGCATTTCCAGCCGCTGGCGCGCATGAGCTTCTACCGTTCGCTCGGCTACGACATGGCCGACTACCCGGTCGCTTACGACAATTTTGCGCGCGAGATTTCGCTTCCGGTGTTCTACGACCTGACGGACGCGCAGATCGGCGAGGTCGTCGACGCCGTCGTTGCCTCTGTCGAAGAAGTGATCGCGAAAAGCTGA